The Paracholeplasma brassicae genome contains a region encoding:
- a CDS encoding chorismate mutase, producing MNKLEKARINIDLIDQEMAKLFEKRMQEVNEVIAYKMEQGLPIFDQKREQQVIEKNLKYINNNELKPYYEAFLNALMGISKEYQSKKI from the coding sequence TTGAATAAATTAGAAAAAGCACGCATTAACATTGATTTAATTGATCAAGAAATGGCGAAATTGTTCGAAAAAAGAATGCAAGAAGTCAACGAAGTAATTGCCTATAAAATGGAACAAGGGTTACCGATATTCGATCAAAAAAGAGAACAACAAGTGATAGAAAAAAACTTGAAATATATTAATAATAATGAATTAAAGCCGTATTACGAAGCGTTTTTGAATGCATTGATGGGTATTTCTAAAGAATACCAAAGTAAAAAAATATGA
- a CDS encoding MBL fold metallo-hydrolase, protein MASGSKGNATYIEHNQTKILIDAGISFKRMKEAMQDAGFDIYQVTHVFITHEHVDHIKGMDTLYKNINAPIYTSAGTAKAMSYYQSTVYQTKIRIVEPLEEFYLDDLTIIPFPLSHDARDPIGFILKTEDKKIAYITDTGYIREGLIPLLSNADLYYMEANHDPYLLKNSPRPFHTIKRILTEKGHLSNEDSAYYFSQMMGTQTKTLIMAHISDECNTNDIIKRTYEDVLIAHQKDLDTLEVHYASQVPLKVIEL, encoded by the coding sequence ATGGCAAGTGGCTCCAAAGGAAATGCCACTTATATTGAACATAACCAAACAAAAATACTCATAGATGCGGGTATTTCTTTTAAGCGTATGAAAGAAGCAATGCAGGACGCTGGATTTGATATTTATCAAGTGACGCATGTGTTTATAACACACGAACACGTTGATCACATCAAAGGCATGGATACCTTATACAAAAACATCAATGCACCAATTTATACGAGCGCTGGAACAGCAAAGGCGATGTCATATTATCAATCGACTGTCTATCAAACGAAAATTAGGATTGTAGAGCCATTAGAAGAGTTTTATTTAGATGACTTGACGATTATTCCGTTTCCGTTGTCACACGATGCGAGAGACCCGATTGGGTTTATTTTAAAGACAGAAGATAAAAAGATAGCTTACATTACAGACACAGGCTACATAAGAGAAGGGTTGATTCCACTTTTATCAAACGCAGATCTCTATTATATGGAAGCAAACCACGATCCTTATTTATTAAAGAATTCGCCAAGACCGTTTCATACAATCAAACGTATTTTAACTGAAAAAGGTCATTTGTCGAATGAGGATTCCGCCTATTACTTTTCACAAATGATGGGCACTCAAACAAAAACACTTATCATGGCGCATATTTCTGATGAATGCAATACCAATGACATCATCAAAAGAACGTATGAAGATGTTTTAATTGCTCATCAAAAAGATCTAGACACGTTAGAGGTTCACTATGCCTCACAAGTACCACTCAAGGTGATTGAATTATGA
- the aroB gene encoding 3-dehydroquinate synthase: protein MILSMPLATNPYDIHIGKNLMAQLKMLIKKVYEGSKIYVITDQTVFNYHQEYLLKRLVDFEVEVVVVAPGETSKSFEVFEQVVDELIEKGIKRGHLILAFGGGVIGDLAGFVSATLYRGIDYIQIPTSLLAMVDASIGGKTGINTNKGKNLVGSFYQPKMVIIDTLLLRTLDKIEYQNGMAEVIKSAFIGDASLANQLLVSPVSEDEMIKRTIEVKRRYVLLDEFDRKERMYLNFGHTFGHAIERKSNYHIKHGFAVAVGMVIACDVGIKLGITSQETKEKLVALLKKYGLDKTVVNPNNYINEVFFDKKNINDILNMIFITDIGCPMISQIKKEDFNGCFN from the coding sequence ATGATTTTATCAATGCCTTTAGCAACGAATCCATACGACATTCACATTGGAAAAAATCTCATGGCACAACTAAAGATGCTCATTAAAAAAGTGTATGAGGGTAGTAAAATCTATGTGATTACTGACCAAACGGTCTTTAACTATCACCAAGAATATCTACTAAAACGACTCGTTGATTTTGAGGTCGAAGTCGTTGTGGTTGCCCCAGGTGAAACCTCAAAATCATTTGAAGTGTTTGAACAAGTTGTCGATGAATTAATCGAAAAAGGAATCAAAAGAGGTCACTTGATTTTGGCTTTTGGCGGTGGGGTGATTGGCGATTTAGCCGGTTTTGTTTCTGCTACGTTATACCGCGGGATTGACTACATTCAAATCCCAACCTCACTACTAGCGATGGTTGATGCATCAATCGGTGGAAAAACAGGCATCAACACGAATAAAGGGAAAAACTTAGTTGGTTCGTTTTATCAACCAAAGATGGTGATTATTGATACGTTATTACTCCGTACGTTAGATAAAATAGAGTATCAAAACGGCATGGCTGAAGTGATTAAATCGGCATTCATTGGTGATGCAAGTTTAGCAAATCAGCTCTTAGTATCACCAGTGTCAGAAGATGAAATGATTAAACGAACAATCGAAGTTAAACGTCGTTATGTACTGCTTGATGAGTTTGATCGAAAAGAACGAATGTACCTTAATTTTGGCCACACGTTTGGCCATGCGATCGAACGAAAATCAAACTACCACATTAAACATGGATTTGCGGTTGCTGTTGGTATGGTTATCGCGTGTGACGTCGGAATTAAACTTGGTATCACCTCGCAAGAAACTAAAGAAAAACTAGTAGCATTATTAAAGAAGTATGGGTTGGATAAGACGGTTGTCAACCCGAATAATTACATCAACGAGGTATTTTTTGATAAGAAAAACATCAATGATATTCTTAACATGATCTTTATTACTGATATCGGGTGTCCGATGATTTCTCAGATTAAGAAGGAGGATTTTAATGGATGCTTTAATTAA
- the mscL gene encoding large conductance mechanosensitive channel protein MscL yields MKKWLEGFKKFINRGNILDLAIGVVIGGAFGKIVNSMVNDIIFPLLAAVLGEAEFTDLSWKIFLRSELDPTTNQMVDIFSTVRYGNTIQLIVEFLIIALVIYTIVIRIIKGEAKRQRELERQQREAELQKQTEAPVVVEKVIPEDIKLLMEIRDLLKKES; encoded by the coding sequence GTGAAAAAATGGTTAGAAGGATTTAAAAAATTCATTAATCGTGGCAACATCCTAGATTTGGCGATTGGGGTTGTCATTGGGGGTGCGTTTGGGAAAATTGTTAATTCAATGGTTAACGACATCATCTTCCCTTTACTAGCTGCTGTATTAGGTGAAGCAGAATTTACTGACTTATCATGGAAGATTTTTTTAAGAAGTGAACTAGATCCAACCACCAATCAAATGGTTGATATATTTTCAACCGTTCGATATGGCAACACAATTCAATTAATCGTGGAATTCTTAATTATTGCACTTGTGATTTATACGATTGTTATTCGTATCATTAAGGGTGAAGCTAAAAGACAACGCGAACTTGAAAGACAACAACGTGAAGCTGAACTTCAAAAACAAACAGAGGCACCAGTGGTTGTTGAAAAAGTCATCCCTGAGGACATTAAGCTTTTAATGGAAATCAGAGATTTACTAAAAAAAGAATCATAA
- a CDS encoding prephenate dehydrogenase produces the protein MKIFVVGLGLIGASFAQGLSNKHDVYGFDLVSNQKALEKGYIKGNDLNEITTSDVVILSLYPKDNVLFLKQHIQLFTNKQLIMDVAGTKVEMIDQIESLLPAGYRYVSAHPMAGKEKKGIDYADWKLFNNANFIICETNFSSKNDVSIVRELAFELGFKKVSELDRYAHDRLIGFTSQLPHALAVALVNSDIYQDTSRFTGDSYRDLTRIAMINEHLWQELFFENIKVLVEEINRFESELDKLKQALISEDKEMLIELFIASTKKRSGF, from the coding sequence ATGAAAATCTTCGTTGTCGGACTTGGTTTGATTGGTGCGTCTTTTGCACAAGGGTTATCAAACAAACATGACGTCTATGGCTTTGATTTAGTCAGTAATCAAAAAGCATTAGAAAAAGGCTATATTAAGGGTAATGATTTAAATGAGATTACCACATCGGATGTCGTTATCTTATCACTATACCCAAAAGACAATGTTTTGTTTTTAAAACAACACATCCAATTATTCACAAACAAACAGTTAATTATGGACGTGGCAGGGACAAAAGTCGAAATGATTGATCAAATTGAATCGCTTTTACCTGCTGGGTATCGCTATGTCTCTGCTCACCCAATGGCAGGAAAAGAAAAAAAAGGCATCGATTATGCGGATTGGAAACTCTTTAATAACGCGAATTTCATCATTTGTGAGACGAATTTCTCATCAAAAAATGACGTTTCGATCGTTAGAGAACTTGCCTTTGAACTAGGGTTTAAGAAGGTATCTGAACTGGATAGATACGCACACGATCGATTAATCGGATTTACAAGTCAGTTGCCACACGCGCTTGCGGTTGCCTTAGTTAATAGTGACATTTACCAAGATACCTCTCGTTTTACAGGGGATTCTTATAGAGATCTAACGAGAATTGCGATGATCAACGAACACCTTTGGCAAGAACTATTTTTCGAGAATATAAAAGTACTAGTTGAAGAAATCAATCGCTTTGAAAGTGAACTTGATAAATTGAAACAAGCACTAATTAGTGAAGATAAAGAAATGTTAATTGAATTATTTATCGCATCGACCAAAAAAAGGAGTGGGTTTTAA
- the pulA gene encoding type I pullulanase: MKSDFFSYLDGFNLITILVPAQTDHTKKTFTLESEYQKIQLSIKEVESLGHEIKFTCEIDESITLNTDYMVFDERRNQSFLRTGKIVRTELFEMMFEYTGDDLGVSYSNEKTTFKVWSPVAKEIELELIDLAGIRQFIDFTYDAFGVWALTVFGNLDGFKYRFRVRVNESFKTTKDPYAIASNANGEYNYVVDPSKFYPFQNEKPAFSGKKTDAVIYELHVRDFTVSNTSKAVNKGLFEGLMEDLPNEGLNHVKDLGITHIQLLPVYDFEGTDEINKDIEYNWGYNPSQYNVVEGWYSKDPESPYERINEFRRLVDHVHALGMRINMDVVYNHVFDMGTFPFETLVPGYYYRFDQRGMRTEVSGCGNDLATERVMMKKFILNSIKHWMTTYGISGFRFDLMGLLDIETMNKVAQLVSSIDEKGFVYGEGWVMENTLPNRLRSHMANHQYMPQISHFNDQFRDKIKGGTFTNTPGFALGGKISSSDLFYLFTGSSLDKFLFFNPTQTINYVECHDNHTFYDRAKVLRPELKEEQLKDYSALALSFVILSSGVPFIHAGQEFLRSKNGVENSYKSSDEINQIDWTLREKHADIVQMTKDLISLRKKYKVFRFQQVSAIKQFIRFIESNPVTKTTEFKLNSFDGTFRVFFKNDYQEELLKVGKGYQTIFDGRKLVNENSDNYLVKKPGAYIFFKESSDEV; encoded by the coding sequence ATGAAAAGTGACTTTTTTTCCTACTTAGATGGCTTTAATTTGATCACCATCTTAGTACCGGCACAAACCGATCATACAAAAAAAACATTCACACTAGAAAGTGAATATCAAAAAATACAATTATCGATTAAAGAAGTAGAGTCCCTAGGACATGAAATTAAATTTACTTGTGAGATTGATGAGTCAATCACTTTGAACACGGACTATATGGTGTTTGATGAAAGACGTAACCAATCCTTTTTACGCACAGGTAAGATTGTACGTACCGAATTATTTGAAATGATGTTTGAATACACCGGTGATGATTTAGGGGTATCTTACTCAAATGAGAAAACCACCTTTAAAGTGTGGAGCCCAGTGGCCAAAGAGATTGAACTTGAACTGATTGATTTGGCTGGCATTAGACAATTTATTGATTTTACCTATGACGCATTTGGCGTTTGGGCACTAACCGTTTTTGGTAACCTAGACGGCTTTAAATATCGATTTAGAGTCCGCGTTAATGAGTCATTTAAGACAACGAAAGACCCTTATGCAATCGCATCGAATGCCAATGGGGAATATAACTATGTGGTTGATCCATCAAAGTTTTACCCATTTCAAAATGAAAAACCAGCGTTTTCAGGCAAGAAGACCGACGCGGTTATTTATGAGCTACACGTCAGAGACTTTACCGTTTCAAACACGTCTAAGGCCGTAAATAAGGGGTTATTTGAAGGGTTGATGGAAGACTTACCTAATGAGGGGTTAAACCACGTTAAAGACCTGGGAATCACGCACATTCAACTCTTACCAGTTTATGATTTTGAAGGTACCGATGAAATTAATAAAGACATCGAGTACAATTGGGGCTACAACCCAAGCCAATATAACGTCGTTGAAGGTTGGTACTCGAAGGACCCTGAATCACCTTACGAACGAATCAATGAGTTTAGACGTTTGGTCGATCACGTTCACGCCTTAGGCATGAGAATTAACATGGATGTGGTGTATAATCACGTCTTCGATATGGGAACATTTCCATTTGAAACCCTAGTTCCTGGGTATTATTACCGATTTGACCAACGAGGGATGCGTACTGAAGTCTCAGGCTGTGGGAACGATTTAGCGACTGAACGTGTGATGATGAAGAAGTTTATTTTAAACTCAATCAAGCATTGGATGACGACTTATGGTATTTCTGGATTCAGATTTGACTTGATGGGGTTACTTGATATTGAAACAATGAATAAAGTTGCTCAATTGGTATCCTCAATCGATGAAAAGGGCTTTGTCTATGGGGAAGGATGGGTAATGGAAAATACCTTGCCTAACCGTTTAAGAAGCCACATGGCGAATCACCAATACATGCCTCAAATTAGTCATTTTAATGATCAATTTAGGGATAAAATCAAAGGTGGGACGTTTACGAACACACCTGGGTTTGCCTTAGGTGGCAAAATCAGTTCTTCTGATTTATTCTATTTGTTTACAGGCAGTTCCCTAGATAAGTTTTTATTTTTTAACCCAACACAAACGATAAACTACGTTGAATGTCACGACAACCACACGTTTTATGATCGTGCAAAAGTCTTAAGACCAGAGTTAAAAGAAGAACAGCTAAAAGACTATTCGGCACTTGCCTTATCGTTTGTTATTCTTAGTTCTGGGGTGCCATTCATACACGCAGGACAAGAATTTCTTAGAAGTAAGAATGGTGTTGAGAACTCCTATAAGTCTAGTGATGAAATCAATCAAATTGATTGGACACTTAGAGAAAAACATGCCGATATCGTTCAAATGACAAAGGATTTAATTTCACTCAGAAAAAAATACAAAGTATTTCGTTTTCAACAAGTTTCTGCGATTAAACAATTCATTCGATTTATCGAGTCAAATCCAGTGACTAAAACGACTGAGTTCAAATTAAATAGTTTTGATGGTACGTTTAGAGTCTTCTTCAAAAATGACTATCAAGAAGAATTATTGAAAGTTGGGAAAGGGTATCAAACCATATTTGATGGCAGAAAACTTGTCAATGAAAATAGTGACAATTACCTTGTAAAAAAACCAGGGGCTTACATCTTTTTTAAGGAGAGTTCAGATGAAGTTTAA
- a CDS encoding 3'-5' exoribonuclease YhaM family protein — MKFNAKVDNMNVGNDFQNVNVILSTGEKRNVKLDESQVKLIELGKTYHFEVEIVVNNEKEQLKLIHLESLFDHIDDPYELKDELTKFYQYAPVDIKELKESIETYLESISNPVIKKITKHIYNKYEKAFYMYPAAVRFHHAYIGGLAYHTKTMLDIAKRFSEVYTYLNMDYLYSGILLHDVCKIKELSGFEGGEYTVEGQLIGHLVMGAIEVDRAVKTLELESSEEALILKHILISHHGLPNFGAAKKPATAEAMLIWYIDTIDSKFTVLGEELEKTNPGEFTQNIAVLDKQRFFKPNK, encoded by the coding sequence ATGAAGTTTAATGCAAAAGTAGATAACATGAATGTTGGAAATGACTTTCAAAATGTAAATGTCATTTTATCAACTGGCGAAAAAAGAAATGTTAAACTTGATGAATCTCAAGTCAAATTAATTGAACTAGGTAAAACTTACCATTTTGAAGTTGAAATTGTTGTTAATAATGAGAAAGAACAATTAAAACTCATTCACTTAGAATCATTATTTGATCACATTGATGACCCATACGAGTTAAAAGATGAACTGACTAAGTTTTATCAATATGCACCCGTAGACATCAAGGAATTAAAAGAGAGTATTGAAACTTATCTTGAATCTATTTCTAATCCAGTCATTAAGAAGATTACAAAACACATTTATAATAAATACGAAAAAGCTTTTTACATGTATCCAGCAGCGGTTCGTTTTCATCATGCCTACATTGGTGGTCTTGCTTACCATACAAAAACAATGCTAGACATCGCAAAACGATTTAGTGAAGTTTATACGTACTTGAATATGGATTATTTATATAGTGGTATTTTATTACACGATGTGTGCAAAATTAAAGAGTTAAGTGGTTTTGAAGGTGGCGAATATACCGTTGAAGGTCAGTTAATCGGCCATTTAGTAATGGGTGCCATTGAGGTTGATCGTGCGGTAAAGACACTTGAGTTAGAATCATCAGAAGAAGCGCTTATTTTAAAACACATTCTGATATCGCATCACGGTTTACCGAATTTTGGAGCCGCTAAAAAACCAGCAACGGCAGAAGCGATGCTAATTTGGTATATTGATACGATTGATTCAAAGTTCACCGTATTGGGTGAAGAGTTGGAAAAAACTAATCCTGGTGAATTCACACAAAACATTGCAGTTCTTGATAAACAACGCTTTTTCAAACCGAACAAATAA
- the rlmH gene encoding 23S rRNA (pseudouridine(1915)-N(3))-methyltransferase RlmH: MKITIIAVGKIKKRYLVDAMQDYIKQMPVAFEIIEVDDEKEPSGMEKEEQRILSKIKDSDYVIGLAIKGKMLSSEEFSSKIDEISTYTSKDLAFIIGGSYGFTQKIYEKCDYLLSFSKMTLPHQLMRLVLVEQIYRAFQIKRNHPYHK, encoded by the coding sequence ATGAAAATAACGATTATCGCGGTTGGAAAGATAAAAAAAAGATACTTAGTTGATGCGATGCAAGACTACATTAAACAAATGCCTGTTGCCTTTGAAATCATTGAGGTTGATGATGAAAAGGAACCTTCGGGGATGGAAAAAGAAGAACAACGAATTCTTTCGAAAATAAAGGATTCGGACTACGTGATAGGGTTAGCAATCAAAGGAAAAATGCTTTCAAGTGAAGAATTTTCTTCCAAAATCGATGAAATTTCGACTTATACTAGTAAGGACCTAGCTTTTATTATCGGTGGGTCTTACGGTTTTACACAAAAAATATATGAAAAATGTGATTATTTGTTATCTTTTTCAAAGATGACTTTACCGCATCAATTGATGCGGTTGGTCCTTGTTGAACAAATCTACAGGGCATTTCAAATTAAACGAAATCACCCATATCATAAATAG
- the aroA gene encoding 3-phosphoshikimate 1-carboxyvinyltransferase — translation MDALINPHKLKGEIDVIASKSITHRALICAALANGTSVVKNALHSNDTFATIDMLNALGVDFEVKKDTIVYGRPMMKPMKVLNANESGSSIRFLIPVAITSPYEVIFDGKEGLRKRPQNVYFDLFKKHQITYEALSNEDLPFKVKGPLTPGTYELPGDISSQFITGLLFSLPLLNGDSLIKLTTPLESVGYIDLTLDVLKTYGISIEVKGNTYHIKGNQSYEAKDYEVEGDFSQAAFFLVANTLGSKVVLNKMNEKSLQGDKKIIEIINQMGGNVYFENGQLFAKKAQTKGIEIDLSQTPDLGPILTVLASVSKGTTTIVNAQRLRIKESDRIKSMICELTKMGAKITETSDGMIIQGVSKLKGNVTLEAWNDHRVVMALSIAATIADGPVRIKNSEAVNKSYPTFFEEFARLQGSVTFE, via the coding sequence ATGGATGCTTTAATTAATCCTCATAAACTAAAAGGGGAAATTGACGTCATTGCATCAAAGTCAATTACACACCGAGCGCTCATTTGCGCCGCACTTGCTAATGGGACAAGTGTGGTAAAAAATGCGCTCCACTCAAATGACACGTTCGCTACAATCGATATGCTTAATGCATTAGGTGTTGATTTTGAGGTTAAAAAAGACACGATTGTCTATGGCAGACCAATGATGAAACCGATGAAAGTACTAAATGCAAATGAATCTGGTTCATCAATTCGATTTTTAATCCCAGTGGCAATCACCTCACCTTATGAAGTAATCTTTGATGGCAAAGAAGGATTAAGAAAAAGGCCACAGAACGTCTACTTTGATTTATTCAAGAAACACCAGATTACTTACGAGGCACTTTCTAATGAAGACTTGCCATTTAAAGTAAAAGGGCCACTGACACCAGGGACTTATGAATTGCCTGGTGACATCAGTTCTCAATTTATCACAGGGTTATTGTTTTCACTGCCTCTATTAAATGGGGATTCACTCATTAAATTAACGACGCCACTTGAATCGGTCGGTTATATCGATTTAACCTTAGACGTCTTAAAAACGTATGGGATATCAATCGAAGTAAAAGGCAATACCTACCATATCAAGGGAAATCAATCGTATGAAGCCAAAGACTATGAAGTTGAAGGCGATTTTTCACAAGCGGCATTTTTCCTTGTTGCAAATACACTAGGTTCGAAAGTGGTATTAAACAAGATGAATGAGAAATCTCTGCAAGGAGATAAAAAAATCATTGAGATTATTAACCAAATGGGTGGAAATGTTTACTTTGAGAATGGGCAGTTGTTTGCGAAAAAAGCACAAACTAAAGGCATTGAAATTGATTTATCTCAAACACCTGATTTAGGTCCGATACTCACAGTGCTTGCCTCGGTCTCAAAAGGGACAACAACGATCGTTAATGCTCAAAGACTACGAATCAAAGAGTCTGACCGAATTAAATCGATGATTTGTGAATTAACTAAAATGGGCGCAAAAATCACCGAAACGAGTGATGGGATGATTATTCAGGGGGTATCCAAATTAAAAGGGAATGTCACCCTAGAAGCATGGAATGATCACCGTGTAGTCATGGCGCTTTCCATTGCTGCAACCATAGCCGATGGGCCAGTTAGAATAAAAAATTCTGAGGCTGTGAATAAATCATACCCAACATTTTTTGAAGAATTTGCACGTTTACAAGGGAGTGTTACATTTGAATAA
- a CDS encoding shikimate dehydrogenase family protein — MSKFGLIGKSLKHSHSKALHELIAKNNQLTYTYELLEYESKDDLIVAIDLLKKKKYLGYNVTIPYKEAIMSYCDELSEAARKIQAVNTIYLKDGLVYGDNTDYYGVMRLFEFYHINPKTKAVYILGSGGAAKATAYALSLLGYLPVVVSRDKQKNKKQFSMVIDYEQFYQIDQYPLVINTTPVGMYPNNDNCPLPPQIAKKIDIVIDLIYNPKKTVLMKEANFSCNGIVMLVTQALRSQELWQKKILKSTKEDIDDLIGGLNL, encoded by the coding sequence ATGAGTAAATTTGGACTAATTGGTAAATCACTTAAACACAGTCACTCAAAAGCACTTCATGAGTTAATTGCAAAGAATAATCAGTTAACATACACCTATGAATTGCTTGAATACGAGTCAAAAGACGATCTTATAGTTGCGATTGATCTGCTGAAGAAAAAAAAGTATTTGGGTTATAATGTAACCATCCCATACAAAGAAGCCATCATGAGTTATTGTGATGAGCTAAGTGAGGCAGCAAGAAAAATCCAAGCGGTTAACACCATCTATCTAAAAGACGGTTTGGTTTACGGTGATAACACGGACTATTATGGGGTAATGAGACTTTTTGAGTTTTACCATATTAACCCAAAAACCAAAGCGGTGTATATTTTGGGTTCTGGTGGTGCTGCTAAAGCAACCGCCTATGCACTCTCCTTATTAGGCTATCTACCTGTGGTGGTTTCAAGAGATAAACAAAAGAATAAAAAACAGTTTTCGATGGTGATTGATTACGAACAATTTTATCAAATTGATCAGTATCCCTTAGTAATTAACACCACACCTGTGGGGATGTATCCAAATAATGACAACTGTCCTTTGCCACCACAAATCGCCAAAAAAATTGATATTGTGATTGATTTGATTTACAACCCTAAGAAGACCGTATTGATGAAAGAAGCAAACTTTAGTTGTAATGGGATTGTGATGTTAGTCACCCAAGCACTTAGATCACAAGAGTTGTGGCAAAAAAAAATACTTAAGAGTACAAAAGAAGATATTGATGATTTAATCGGAGGGCTTAATTTATGA
- a CDS encoding HAD family hydrolase yields the protein MKKYVIWDFNGTVLDDLKLSVDLLNLMLKRQNKKQLTVEQYLDVFGFPIKTYYEKAGISFEKESFDEMANFFISQYQPESLNQSLNKGVKKTLERLKQLGVKNILLSASEQNNLEEQIKHFKLDHLFEAVLGTDNIKAHGKVYKGIDYLKTHQINPKDCLYIGDTTHDYEVAQALGVEVLLYTGGHQSERVLNQTGARLVTGISDIIKYI from the coding sequence ATGAAAAAATATGTCATTTGGGATTTTAACGGGACTGTTTTAGACGATCTAAAACTATCGGTTGATTTATTGAATTTGATGTTAAAAAGACAAAACAAAAAACAATTAACGGTTGAACAGTACTTAGATGTATTTGGATTTCCAATCAAAACATACTATGAAAAAGCAGGCATTAGCTTTGAAAAAGAATCGTTTGACGAGATGGCTAATTTCTTCATTAGCCAATACCAACCCGAAAGTTTGAATCAGTCATTAAACAAAGGAGTTAAAAAAACCTTAGAGAGATTAAAACAATTGGGTGTAAAAAACATCTTACTTTCAGCTTCTGAACAAAACAACTTAGAAGAACAGATTAAACATTTTAAGTTGGATCACTTATTTGAAGCGGTATTAGGAACAGATAATATTAAAGCTCATGGGAAAGTCTATAAAGGTATTGATTATTTAAAAACACACCAAATTAATCCTAAAGATTGTCTATATATTGGGGATACGACACACGATTATGAAGTCGCTCAAGCCTTAGGCGTTGAGGTTCTATTGTATACAGGTGGTCACCAAAGCGAAAGAGTTTTGAATCAAACCGGTGCTAGATTAGTGACCGGCATTAGTGATATAATAAAGTATATCTAA
- the aroF gene encoding 3-deoxy-7-phosphoheptulonate synthase yields the protein MIVTMQQNATKQNFEKITTYLMNKGYGIKDSSSENLMVFGVIGDTKSLNPNDLEAFEGVKNVTRVSTPYKLASRSFKKTDTIITLANGTVIGADQFVVMAGPCSVESYENTLEIAKSASKSGATILRGGAYKPRTSPYAFQGMGIDGLKILREVADKFNMAVVSEIMSEDLIEAFEPYVDIYQIGTRNMQNYNLLKQLGARTQKPILLKRGMSATIEEWLMSAEYIMASGNENVILCERGIRTFEKYTRNTLDISAVLAIKELSHLPIVIDPSHAAGKYSMIERLSMASQAVGADGIIVEIHPDPEHALSDGAQSLKLEKFDSMMGKLKELSSVLDKKVK from the coding sequence ATGATCGTAACCATGCAACAAAACGCAACGAAACAAAATTTTGAGAAAATCACCACTTATTTAATGAATAAGGGCTATGGAATTAAAGACAGTTCAAGCGAAAACTTGATGGTTTTTGGTGTGATTGGAGACACAAAGAGCTTAAATCCGAATGATTTAGAAGCTTTTGAGGGTGTTAAGAATGTCACAAGAGTATCAACACCATACAAGCTAGCCAGTCGCTCATTCAAAAAAACAGACACCATTATCACACTAGCTAACGGCACAGTCATTGGCGCTGATCAGTTTGTCGTAATGGCTGGACCTTGCTCGGTCGAATCATACGAGAACACCTTAGAGATTGCAAAAAGCGCAAGCAAGAGTGGGGCAACAATTCTAAGAGGTGGTGCTTATAAACCTCGTACCTCACCATACGCGTTTCAAGGTATGGGAATAGATGGATTGAAGATTTTAAGAGAAGTCGCAGACAAGTTCAATATGGCGGTTGTTTCTGAAATCATGAGTGAAGATTTAATTGAAGCATTTGAACCCTACGTGGATATCTATCAAATCGGTACAAGAAACATGCAAAACTATAACTTGTTAAAACAACTAGGTGCAAGAACACAAAAACCTATTTTATTAAAACGCGGCATGTCTGCAACCATTGAAGAATGGTTAATGAGTGCTGAATACATCATGGCCTCAGGTAATGAAAACGTCATTTTGTGTGAAAGAGGTATTCGTACGTTTGAAAAATACACAAGAAACACATTAGATATTTCAGCGGTTTTAGCAATCAAAGAATTGTCACATTTACCAATTGTGATTGACCCATCACATGCGGCAGGGAAATATTCAATGATTGAACGTTTATCGATGGCAAGTCAAGCGGTCGGTGCGGATGGGATTATTGTCGAGATACACCCAGATCCTGAGCACGCATTAAGTGATGGGGCACAATCGCTAAAATTAGAAAAATTTGATTCGATGATGGGTAAACTAAAAGAGTTATCTAGCGTCTTAGATAAAAAAGTAAAATGA